The Acropora muricata isolate sample 2 chromosome 5, ASM3666990v1, whole genome shotgun sequence genome includes a window with the following:
- the LOC136917231 gene encoding dorsal-ventral patterning tolloid-like protein 1 → MTSFKRFSFAIVHIFVVASFLGKGFCDDVCPHGIINITGEISGEIEYPSSGTYGANETKCWRIEVPKPYIGIQIIYHRLEMEECLNCECDSFSATGYYRELLRSATCGRYSPDYLNYSERIARSGVGRRREFYGQNVYLRFKTDDSIHLSGIKMSFIVESRSASGRHRTYLNISSGQISTPKFGLKKYPANFNWEWYLIAPEGHQIRIKFESFELEQNEHCQNDYLEIREAYSQHPTLAILGIGGVFGAVLARPMCGTDSPKEIHSAGNMVWVHFNSDSNATTTYKGFNATFTSSESTTLSISYASSLVFLVSLITVTVI, encoded by the exons ATGACTTCTTTTAAGCGCTTTTCCTTTGCCATTGTACACATCTTTG tagTCGCCAGTTTTCTGGGAAAAGGATTTTGCGATGACG TTTGCCCTCATGGCATCATCAACATCACAGGGGAAATTAGCGGTGAAATTGAGTACCCTAGTTCTGGGACATACGGCGCCAACGAGACGAAATGCTGGAGAATTGAAGTCCCAAAGCCTTATATTGGCATCCAGATTATTTATCATCG TCTTGAGATGGAAGAGTGTCTTAACTGTGAATGCGACAGTTTCAGTGCCACGGGTTACTACCGCGAACTGCTGAGGTCAGCAACTTGCGGACGATACAGTCCCGACTATTTGAATTACTCGGAACGAATAGCAAGGTCAGGCGTGGGTCGGCGTAGGGAGTTTTACGGGCAAAATGTGTACCTACGGTTCAAAACAGACGACTCCATCCATCTCAGTGGAATCAAGATGTCATTTATTGTTGAATCCAGGAGCG CTAGCGGTAGACATCGCACATACCTAAATATATCTAGTGGCCAGATTAGCACTCCAAAATTCGGCTTAAAGAAGTACCCGGCGAATTTCAATTGGGAGTGGTATCTTATCGCACCCGAAGGACACCAAATCCGGATCAAGTTTGAGTCGTTTGAGTTGGAACAAAACGAGCATTGCCAAAACGACTACCTGGAGATAAGAGAGGCGTACTCCCAGCATCCAACCCTTGCAATACTGGGAATTGGAGGCGTTTTTGGCGCGGTCCTTGCGAGACCAATGTGTGGCACTGATTCGCCAAAGGAAATTCACAGCGCCGGAAACATGGTCTGGGTACATTTTAACAGCGACAGCAATGCCACTACCACGTACAAGGGATTCAATGCTACTTTTACATCAA GTGAGAGTACGACCTTGTCGATCAGCTACGCGTCCTCCCTTGTCTTTTTGGTCTCTTTAATCACAGTCACAGTAATTTAG